A DNA window from Methanobrevibacter wolinii SH contains the following coding sequences:
- a CDS encoding AAA family ATPase, whose amino-acid sequence MILDKVNIKNYRQYRNVEIDFSKEPNKNFTIIQGNNGTGKTTLLNALSWCLYGSEIHDYGDDAAMNICNNKTSNIAENGENIKVSVKIQFIDDDEKIIFHRVKCFRKTNNNLINNPKLNKFEVITQDESDYNVKEDDFYTIERKIPKDIEDYFFFDGARLSEYFQNTQNNQIKNAVYNLYQLNLLENVNNNLDKVKDGYIKKEKKISPKVGKVSENINLLEKKLNKTNEKLHESESKKEEITKEIKSIDEKLIDKKSADLERDVVRNNNLDKKIRKNNEKLSELKNNYKKFILTSYPYILSYNFLTKFLKIGEENREKGYIPPKFKKSFIEDLLNEGICICGADLKEGSENRRILEELLNKTNPLSNNAEEISIALAQIRNNIMKNIKDFKLTLKDFYKNINDIENENEELIEEYKEISARLDANPIEEVRELKKSKDNLVEEKDKLISIIENSKSKIQRLNKNLANERKSLNSEERLEKKIKVYRNKIKFCKKSSEAANNLYKDLKEKMRLKVQKLTKEKFIKLQWKQEFKDIKINENYELFIVNNLGEYERPGDLSDGEKLCLGLCFMSALHNISGFDLPIIMDTPLGVLDVDMKHNIAKFLPEFVEGKQTILLVTGTEYSDDFRDTLINFIGKEYKIEWDSNSEGKESKVILND is encoded by the coding sequence CCTAATAAAAATTTTACTATTATTCAAGGAAATAATGGAACAGGTAAAACTACATTATTAAATGCATTAAGTTGGTGTTTATATGGATCTGAAATCCATGATTATGGTGATGATGCTGCAATGAATATTTGTAATAATAAAACTAGTAATATTGCAGAAAATGGGGAAAATATTAAAGTTAGTGTTAAAATTCAATTTATTGATGATGATGAAAAAATTATTTTTCATAGAGTGAAATGTTTTAGGAAAACCAATAATAATTTAATTAATAATCCAAAATTAAACAAATTTGAGGTAATTACTCAAGATGAATCTGATTATAATGTAAAAGAAGATGATTTTTATACAATTGAACGTAAAATTCCTAAGGATATTGAGGATTATTTCTTTTTTGATGGTGCTCGTTTAAGTGAATATTTCCAAAATACTCAAAATAATCAAATTAAAAATGCAGTTTATAATTTATATCAATTAAATTTATTAGAAAATGTTAATAATAATTTAGATAAAGTAAAAGATGGTTATATTAAAAAAGAAAAAAAGATATCTCCTAAAGTTGGTAAAGTAAGCGAAAACATTAATCTTTTAGAAAAAAAATTAAATAAAACTAATGAAAAACTTCATGAATCTGAGAGTAAAAAAGAGGAAATTACAAAAGAAATTAAAAGTATTGATGAAAAATTAATTGATAAAAAATCTGCTGATTTGGAAAGGGATGTTGTAAGAAATAATAATTTAGATAAAAAAATTCGAAAAAATAATGAAAAATTATCTGAACTTAAAAATAATTATAAAAAATTTATTTTAACTAGTTATCCTTATATTTTATCATATAATTTCTTGACTAAGTTTTTAAAAATTGGTGAAGAAAATAGAGAAAAAGGTTATATTCCTCCTAAATTCAAAAAAAGTTTTATTGAAGACTTATTAAATGAAGGTATTTGTATTTGTGGTGCTGATTTAAAAGAAGGTTCTGAAAATAGAAGAATATTGGAAGAATTATTGAATAAAACTAACCCATTATCTAATAACGCTGAAGAAATTTCTATTGCTTTAGCTCAAATTAGAAATAATATAATGAAAAATATAAAAGACTTTAAGTTAACTTTAAAAGATTTTTATAAAAATATTAATGATATTGAAAATGAAAATGAAGAATTAATTGAAGAATATAAGGAAATTAGTGCTCGTTTAGATGCAAATCCTATTGAAGAAGTTAGGGAATTAAAGAAATCTAAAGATAATTTAGTTGAAGAAAAAGATAAGCTTATTAGTATTATTGAAAATTCAAAATCTAAAATTCAAAGATTAAATAAAAATTTAGCTAATGAAAGAAAATCATTAAATAGTGAAGAAAGACTTGAAAAAAAAATAAAAGTCTATAGAAATAAGATTAAGTTTTGTAAAAAATCAAGTGAAGCAGCTAATAACTTATATAAAGATTTAAAGGAGAAAATGAGATTAAAAGTTCAAAAACTTACTAAAGAAAAATTTATTAAATTACAATGGAAACAAGAATTTAAAGATATTAAAATAAATGAAAATTATGAATTATTTATTGTAAACAATTTAGGGGAATATGAAAGACCTGGAGATTTATCTGATGGTGAAAAATTATGTTTAGGTTTATGTTTTATGTCTGCTTTACATAATATATCTGGGTTTGATTTACCTATTATAATGGATACTCCATTAGGTGTTTTAGATGTTGATATGAAACATAATATTGCAAAATTTTTACCAGAATTTGTTGAAGGTAAACAAACAATTTTATTAGTAACAGGTACTGAATATAGTGATGATTTTAGAGATACATTAATTAATTTTATAGGTAAAGAATATAAAATTGAATGGGATAGTAATTCTGAAGGTAAAGAGTCTAAGGTGATTTTGAATGATTAA